The following proteins come from a genomic window of Yinghuangia sp. ASG 101:
- a CDS encoding acyl-CoA dehydrogenase family protein, which yields MTERVAAPRTVPSSIREAALLAARFADRHEQEGTLAPEVAEALVAAGFARHFVPTAYGGRAGTFTEMLHAVEAVAESCTSAGWCASLTASAGRMAAHLPKEGRDDVWENGPDTVLVGGLIPVGRAKPEPGGWRVHGRWPNISAVEYSDWALVCAVAPTSATDGERPAEARFFAVPRAAYRIERTWDSVGMCGTGSHTLVLDETAVPAHRSFARDDLMAGVRSSAEETAACHSVPIKAVNGLGFAAPALGAITAALDTGWTQAWERGRPTVGAEAPASLVGLARAAGEADAARLLLERVAATADRGTLTAAETARAGRDCAVAADLLVSAAGRVLRAGGTRAQAHANRIQRSWRDINTLASHTMLRFETAVADYARVAGRPS from the coding sequence GTGACCGAACGGGTCGCAGCCCCACGTACCGTGCCCTCGTCGATCCGCGAAGCGGCTTTGCTGGCCGCGCGGTTCGCGGACCGGCACGAGCAGGAAGGAACCCTCGCACCCGAGGTGGCCGAAGCCCTGGTCGCCGCCGGGTTCGCCCGCCACTTCGTCCCCACCGCGTACGGCGGCCGGGCCGGCACCTTCACCGAGATGCTGCACGCGGTCGAAGCGGTCGCCGAGTCGTGCACCTCCGCCGGCTGGTGCGCGTCCCTGACCGCCTCCGCCGGACGCATGGCCGCCCACCTGCCGAAGGAGGGCCGCGACGACGTCTGGGAGAACGGCCCCGACACGGTGCTCGTCGGCGGCCTGATACCGGTCGGACGCGCCAAACCCGAGCCCGGCGGCTGGCGCGTCCACGGGCGCTGGCCCAACATCAGCGCCGTCGAGTACTCGGACTGGGCCCTGGTCTGCGCGGTCGCCCCCACGAGCGCTACGGACGGCGAACGGCCCGCCGAGGCACGGTTCTTCGCGGTGCCGCGCGCCGCGTACCGAATAGAGAGGACATGGGACAGCGTCGGGATGTGCGGTACGGGCAGCCACACGCTCGTCCTGGACGAGACCGCGGTGCCCGCGCACCGGTCCTTCGCGCGCGACGACCTCATGGCCGGGGTGCGATCCTCCGCCGAGGAGACCGCCGCGTGCCACAGCGTGCCGATCAAGGCCGTCAACGGCCTGGGGTTCGCGGCCCCCGCGCTCGGGGCGATCACCGCGGCCCTGGACACGGGTTGGACCCAGGCCTGGGAACGCGGCAGGCCGACCGTCGGTGCCGAGGCGCCCGCGTCCCTCGTGGGGCTCGCCCGGGCCGCGGGAGAGGCGGATGCGGCCCGGCTGCTCCTGGAACGGGTCGCGGCCACCGCGGACCGGGGGACGCTGACCGCCGCGGAAACCGCACGTGCCGGACGCGACTGCGCGGTCGCGGCCGACTTGCTCGTGAGCGCGGCGGGGCGTGTCCTTCGTGCCGGCGGAACACGTGCCCAGGCCCATGCCAACCGCATCCAGCGGTCGTGGCGCGACATCAACACCCTGGCGTCCCACACGATGCTGCGCTTCGAAACGGCGGTGGCCGACTACGCGCGCGTCGCGGGTCGGCCGTCGTGA
- a CDS encoding FAD-binding oxidoreductase yields MASHVRPTRRGLIAAVGAAGITAGLGGRATAAPAATGQAGSHRASFGPFTVGPDDPRYAELTTGVNQRWVGRPDAVRLPGTTAHVVQAVQDAVRTGRRISVRGGGHCLADFVYHPDVRVVIDMSGMHAVGWDADMGAFMVEAGATLLNVYDTLYKGWGVTIPGGLCYSVGVGGHVQGGGFGLLSRRHGLTVDHLHAVEVVTVDAGGTARAVVATRDPRDPNHDLWWGHTGGGGGNFGVVTRYWFRSPGARGSDPRALLPVPPREVLVHVMALPWSDLDEAGFTRFVGNVGRWYEANRDPESPYTGLSGSITLSHKSAGTVNIVTQIDADRPDAERMLGDYLNALTDGVGAPARTPADATAPLVKPRRLPWLRATRYLGTVSPDVTAPVQRSAHHSTHMRTGVPDEHVAKMYRHLTLDGYTNRTSMVVVNFMGGRVDAVAPTDTATFQRDSIFKLLYQSVWQDPAEDALHTAWARDFYRDVYAATGGVPVPGEATNGCYINYPDTAAGDADSNTSGVPWASLYYGGNLPRLRQVKARHDPRGIFRHAQSIPTGG; encoded by the coding sequence ATGGCATCGCACGTACGACCGACGCGCAGAGGGCTGATCGCGGCAGTCGGCGCGGCCGGCATCACCGCCGGCCTCGGCGGCCGGGCCACCGCCGCACCGGCGGCGACCGGGCAGGCCGGCTCGCACCGCGCGTCGTTCGGCCCGTTCACCGTCGGTCCCGACGACCCGCGCTACGCCGAGCTGACCACGGGCGTCAACCAGCGCTGGGTCGGCCGCCCGGACGCCGTACGGCTCCCCGGCACCACCGCGCACGTCGTCCAGGCGGTCCAGGACGCCGTCCGCACCGGCCGCCGCATCTCGGTGCGCGGCGGCGGCCACTGCCTCGCCGACTTCGTCTACCACCCGGACGTGCGGGTGGTCATCGACATGTCCGGCATGCACGCCGTCGGGTGGGACGCGGACATGGGCGCGTTCATGGTCGAGGCCGGCGCCACGCTGCTCAACGTGTACGACACGCTCTACAAGGGCTGGGGCGTCACCATCCCGGGCGGCCTGTGCTACTCGGTCGGTGTCGGCGGCCACGTGCAGGGCGGCGGCTTCGGCCTGCTCTCGCGGCGGCACGGGCTCACCGTCGACCATCTGCACGCGGTCGAGGTGGTCACGGTCGACGCCGGCGGCACCGCCCGCGCCGTCGTCGCCACCCGCGACCCGCGCGACCCCAACCACGACCTGTGGTGGGGGCACACGGGAGGAGGAGGCGGCAACTTCGGCGTCGTGACGCGCTATTGGTTCCGCTCCCCCGGCGCCCGGGGCTCCGACCCCCGGGCGCTGCTGCCCGTCCCGCCGCGCGAAGTCCTCGTCCACGTCATGGCGTTGCCGTGGTCGGACCTCGACGAGGCCGGTTTCACGCGGTTCGTCGGCAACGTCGGCCGGTGGTACGAGGCCAACCGCGATCCCGAGTCGCCGTACACCGGGCTCAGCGGCTCGATCACCCTCAGCCACAAGTCGGCGGGGACGGTCAACATCGTCACGCAGATCGACGCCGACCGCCCCGACGCCGAACGCATGCTGGGCGACTACCTGAACGCCCTCACCGACGGCGTCGGCGCCCCGGCCCGCACCCCGGCGGACGCCACCGCGCCCCTCGTCAAACCCCGCCGCCTGCCCTGGCTGCGCGCGACCCGCTACCTCGGCACCGTCTCCCCCGACGTCACCGCGCCGGTGCAGCGCAGCGCCCACCACAGCACCCACATGCGCACCGGCGTCCCCGACGAGCACGTCGCGAAGATGTACCGGCACCTGACCCTCGACGGCTACACCAACCGCACCTCGATGGTCGTCGTCAACTTCATGGGCGGCCGGGTCGACGCGGTCGCCCCGACCGACACCGCCACCTTCCAGCGCGACAGCATCTTCAAGCTCCTCTACCAGAGCGTGTGGCAGGACCCCGCCGAGGACGCCCTGCACACCGCCTGGGCCCGGGACTTCTACCGCGACGTGTACGCCGCCACGGGCGGCGTCCCCGTCCCGGGCGAGGCCACGAACGGCTGCTACATCAACTACCCCGACACCGCCGCCGGGGACGCCGACTCCAATACCTCGGGGGTGCCCTGGGCGTCCCTCTACTACGGCGGCAACCTGCCCAGGCTCCGGCAGGTCAAGGCACGCCACGACCCGCGCGGGATCTTCCGGCACGCGCAATCCATCCCCACCGGCGGCTGA
- a CDS encoding DsbA family oxidoreductase has translation MPEMTVEIWSDVVCPWCAIGRRRLEAALDEFPHRDSVEVILRAYELDPGATVDGVETLPESMVRRGGGTLDRALARAGQVEELAAADGLEFCFAQARPVNTFDAHRLLHHALHRGGPDTQRTLLELLTAAYAREGRNIADHETLLELAGEAGLDTGEAAGVLAGDEHADSVRDDVRRGLSIGLSGVPFVVVDGRVGVAGAQPRETYASALSHAWTTRSHRTDEDRAATP, from the coding sequence ATGCCCGAGATGACCGTCGAAATCTGGTCCGACGTCGTCTGCCCCTGGTGTGCCATCGGGCGGAGGCGCCTGGAAGCCGCACTGGACGAGTTCCCGCACCGCGACAGCGTCGAGGTGATCCTGCGCGCCTACGAACTCGACCCCGGCGCGACCGTCGACGGCGTCGAGACGCTGCCCGAGTCGATGGTCCGGCGGGGTGGCGGCACCCTCGACCGCGCCCTCGCCCGCGCGGGCCAGGTCGAGGAACTCGCCGCGGCCGACGGCCTGGAGTTCTGCTTCGCCCAGGCCCGGCCCGTCAACACCTTCGACGCCCACCGTCTCCTGCACCACGCGCTGCACCGGGGCGGCCCCGATACCCAGCGCACGCTGCTGGAACTGCTCACCGCCGCGTACGCCCGCGAGGGGCGCAACATCGCCGACCACGAGACCCTGCTCGAACTCGCGGGCGAGGCCGGGCTGGACACCGGCGAGGCCGCCGGTGTGCTGGCCGGCGACGAGCACGCCGACTCCGTCCGCGACGACGTGCGCCGAGGGCTGAGCATCGGACTCAGCGGGGTCCCCTTCGTGGTCGTCGACGGCCGCGTCGGCGTCGCCGGCGCCCAGCCCCGCGAGACGTACGCGTCCGCCCTCTCCCACGCGTGGACCACCCGGTCGCACCGCACCGACGAGGACCGTGCCGCGACGCCCTGA
- a CDS encoding TetR/AcrR family transcriptional regulator has protein sequence MARNPTPGGRRSEADRNDHIVLTAARDVFIEQGWDAPISAVSKRSGLGMGSIYRRYASKDELFAAMFAACMDEAADEALTALAEEPDGWSALRRLMRAMLHSGVGSLFAQVAEHEQARAAFRDSGGSLRAAIDRIVADARRDGALRREVTSADICLALRHVKPPHGPDVKRERQLQLRYLEVLLDGLAEPGSGTADRASRELPGPGPQWDDLASGKA, from the coding sequence ATGGCTCGAAACCCCACACCCGGCGGTCGCCGCTCCGAAGCGGACCGCAACGACCACATCGTCCTCACCGCCGCGCGCGATGTCTTCATCGAGCAGGGGTGGGACGCCCCCATCTCCGCCGTGTCGAAGCGCTCCGGCCTCGGTATGGGCAGCATCTACCGCAGATACGCGAGCAAGGACGAGCTGTTCGCCGCGATGTTCGCGGCGTGTATGGACGAGGCCGCCGACGAGGCGCTGACCGCACTGGCCGAGGAACCCGACGGCTGGTCCGCACTGCGCCGCCTGATGCGCGCGATGCTGCACTCCGGCGTCGGCTCGCTTTTCGCGCAGGTGGCCGAGCACGAGCAGGCCCGGGCCGCGTTCCGCGACTCCGGCGGCAGCCTGCGCGCCGCGATAGACCGGATCGTCGCCGACGCCCGACGCGACGGAGCCCTGCGCCGCGAGGTCACGTCGGCGGACATCTGTCTCGCCCTCCGCCACGTCAAGCCCCCTCACGGACCGGACGTCAAGCGCGAGCGCCAGCTCCAACTGCGTTACCTGGAGGTCCTGCTCGACGGCCTCGCCGAGCCGGGCAGCGGCACCGCCGACCGGGCCTCCCGCGAACTGCCGGGCCCCGGCCCGCAATGGGACGACCTGGCGTCCGGCAAGGCCTAG
- a CDS encoding MFS transporter: MSEPSTATPTTRERVVPPWLVLTVCCTAQFMATLAVSIVNVALPEIKDSLGFSSSDLQWVVNAYAVTFAGFLLLGGRLIDLLGRRRVFVVGIVLFTAASLLGGLAPNSGTLVVARALQGLGAAVVTPASLAVLSTSFTDPRERGRAIGIWGAVAGAGGAFGALAGGALTKLDWRWTLLADVPIGVLVAAGTLYAIHDRGTATTRGTLDIPGALAVTGGVLALVYGLVQPARHGWGSAYTLGPVAAGLVLLALFAVIEVRWATTPLMRLGILASRPVWSANIVAFASGAVLFAMFYFVTLHLQYVVGYSPLKTGFAYLPLAFAIIVLARLAPPVITRYGTRAALTTGMALIVVGLAWLSRLDADTTFAADILGPSILVGAGQGLVMASSTIAGTAGVAPHETGLASGLLNATRQLGGAIGLAALTTVANSRTEDRRKAAHAAQAGRDALASGYALALGVGALLAFVGLLAATLAPGRPRGEEPAGRPAHAGQDQEAQAARQG, encoded by the coding sequence TTGTCCGAGCCATCCACCGCCACGCCGACGACCCGCGAACGCGTGGTCCCGCCGTGGCTGGTGCTCACGGTGTGCTGTACCGCCCAGTTCATGGCCACCCTCGCGGTGTCGATCGTGAATGTCGCGTTACCGGAGATCAAAGACAGCCTCGGTTTCAGCTCCAGCGACCTGCAGTGGGTGGTCAACGCCTACGCGGTGACCTTCGCCGGGTTCCTGCTGCTCGGCGGGCGCCTGATCGATCTCCTCGGCCGCCGGCGGGTCTTCGTCGTCGGCATCGTGCTGTTCACCGCCGCGAGCCTGCTTGGCGGCCTCGCGCCCAACTCGGGCACGCTGGTGGTCGCCCGTGCCCTGCAGGGCCTGGGCGCGGCCGTGGTCACCCCCGCGAGCCTCGCGGTGCTCAGCACGTCCTTCACCGATCCCCGCGAGCGGGGCCGGGCCATCGGCATCTGGGGCGCGGTCGCGGGGGCGGGCGGTGCGTTCGGCGCACTCGCGGGTGGCGCGCTGACCAAACTCGACTGGCGCTGGACGCTGCTGGCCGACGTGCCCATCGGCGTCCTGGTCGCCGCCGGGACGCTCTACGCGATCCACGACCGGGGCACCGCCACCACGCGCGGCACGCTCGACATCCCCGGCGCCCTCGCGGTCACCGGCGGCGTTCTCGCGCTGGTGTACGGCCTGGTCCAGCCCGCCCGGCACGGCTGGGGTTCCGCGTACACGCTCGGCCCGGTCGCGGCCGGCCTGGTGCTCCTCGCCCTGTTCGCGGTGATCGAGGTGCGGTGGGCCACGACACCGCTGATGCGCCTCGGCATCCTGGCGTCGCGGCCGGTCTGGAGTGCGAACATCGTCGCGTTCGCCAGCGGCGCCGTGCTGTTCGCGATGTTCTACTTCGTCACGCTGCACCTGCAGTACGTTGTCGGCTACAGCCCCCTGAAGACCGGATTCGCGTATCTGCCGCTGGCGTTCGCGATCATCGTGCTGGCCCGGCTCGCCCCGCCGGTCATCACGCGGTACGGCACCCGCGCCGCACTCACCACGGGCATGGCGCTGATCGTCGTCGGCCTCGCCTGGCTGTCGCGGCTCGACGCGGACACGACCTTCGCGGCCGACATCCTCGGGCCGAGCATCCTGGTGGGTGCCGGGCAGGGGCTGGTCATGGCATCGTCCACGATCGCGGGGACGGCCGGGGTGGCGCCCCACGAGACAGGCCTCGCCTCGGGGCTGCTCAACGCGACACGGCAACTGGGCGGCGCGATCGGCCTCGCCGCCCTCACCACGGTGGCGAACTCCCGTACGGAGGACCGCCGCAAGGCCGCACACGCCGCGCAGGCCGGCCGGGACGCGCTGGCGTCCGGGTACGCGCTCGCCCTCGGCGTCGGAGCGCTGCTCGCCTTCGTGGGCTTGCTCGCCGCGACGCTCGCCCCCGGCCGGCCCCGCGGCGAGGAGCCGGCCGGCCGCCCCGCGCACGCCGGCCAGGACCAGGAGGCCCAGGCCGCGCGGCAGGGCTGA
- a CDS encoding nuclear transport factor 2 family protein, whose amino-acid sequence MSQTASAGPSPVVSADLHLEVRYFYVRQMRLLDEGHSEEFAETFSDDGVFHHTSATGAPPRGRAEIAAAAKAALGLRPGLVPRHWFDMMLVEPRADGSLYVTYQAVVSRTDATGAVDFEPTVFVEDELVREDGRLLNRSRTIHRDDLRLSGGR is encoded by the coding sequence GTGTCGCAAACCGCGTCCGCCGGGCCGTCGCCGGTGGTCTCCGCCGATCTGCACCTCGAGGTCCGGTATTTCTACGTCCGGCAGATGCGCCTGTTGGACGAGGGGCATTCCGAGGAGTTCGCCGAGACGTTCTCCGACGACGGAGTGTTCCACCACACCTCCGCGACGGGCGCGCCGCCGCGCGGCCGGGCCGAGATCGCCGCCGCCGCGAAAGCGGCGCTCGGGCTCCGGCCCGGCCTCGTGCCGCGGCACTGGTTCGACATGATGCTCGTCGAACCGCGCGCCGACGGCTCGCTGTACGTCACCTACCAGGCGGTGGTCAGCCGCACCGACGCGACGGGCGCCGTCGACTTCGAGCCCACGGTCTTCGTCGAGGACGAACTCGTGCGCGAGGACGGCCGGTTGCTCAACCGTTCGCGGACGATCCACCGTGACGACCTGCGGCTCTCCGGCGGCCGGTAG
- a CDS encoding aromatase/cyclase: MTAPATGSPPRKPHQLAHHIAVSAPADEVYRLLADVSGWPAMFGPTVHVEPHGPRNEHGEETFTIWALTGDDVSSWASRRQLDPAARRIEFRQTEPPDPVTAMGGAWIVEQGLYGGSDVTLLHDFEVVGDDAKTVDFVCGLVDANSKAELSALRTRAELGGDADALVFGFEDSVEVRGSADDVFSFLWRAEAWPDALPHVAAVDLTEKDGVQTMDLHVNEPDGGTHALRSVRVALPGHRMVYKQLVLPPVLAVHTGEWRVAATATGATAVSRHTCVLRPEAIEPMLGAGTTLAEARAAVERAVGGNSSTTLTRARAYAEERAGDALHAVPGRGARP; encoded by the coding sequence ATGACCGCCCCGGCCACCGGGTCACCCCCGCGCAAACCCCACCAACTCGCCCACCACATCGCGGTGTCCGCGCCCGCGGACGAGGTCTACCGCCTGCTGGCGGACGTCTCGGGCTGGCCCGCGATGTTCGGCCCGACCGTGCACGTGGAACCACACGGCCCCCGCAACGAGCACGGCGAAGAGACCTTCACCATATGGGCGTTGACCGGTGACGACGTCAGCTCGTGGGCGTCGCGGCGGCAACTCGACCCCGCCGCACGGCGGATCGAGTTCCGCCAGACCGAACCCCCGGACCCGGTGACGGCGATGGGCGGCGCGTGGATCGTCGAACAGGGCCTGTACGGCGGCTCCGACGTCACCCTGCTGCACGATTTCGAGGTCGTCGGCGACGACGCGAAGACCGTCGACTTCGTCTGCGGCCTGGTCGACGCCAACAGCAAAGCCGAGCTGTCCGCGCTCCGCACCCGCGCCGAACTCGGCGGCGACGCCGACGCGTTGGTCTTCGGCTTCGAGGACAGCGTCGAGGTGCGCGGCAGCGCGGACGACGTCTTCTCCTTCCTGTGGCGCGCCGAGGCCTGGCCCGACGCGCTCCCGCACGTCGCCGCCGTCGACCTCACCGAGAAGGACGGCGTCCAGACCATGGACCTGCACGTCAACGAACCCGACGGCGGCACGCACGCGCTCCGCTCGGTCCGCGTCGCGCTGCCCGGGCACCGCATGGTCTACAAGCAGCTGGTGCTGCCGCCGGTCCTCGCGGTGCACACCGGCGAGTGGCGCGTGGCGGCCACCGCGACCGGGGCGACGGCGGTGTCGCGGCACACCTGCGTCCTGCGGCCCGAGGCGATCGAGCCGATGCTCGGCGCCGGCACCACGCTCGCCGAGGCGCGCGCCGCGGTCGAGCGCGCGGTCGGCGGCAACAGCTCCACCACGCTCACCCGGGCCCGCGCGTACGCCGAGGAGCGCGCGGGCGACGCGCTGCACGCCGTCCCGGGCAGGGGAGCGCGCCCGTGA
- a CDS encoding MBL fold metallo-hydrolase: MTAPGRTTAAPHTLEVADGVFAYVQPDGGWCVNNAGIVRDGSSAALVDTAATVARARALRTAVERLTAAPPEVLVNTHHHGDHFFGNQVFAPRSLVVAHELARVEMAQAGLGLTAMWPDVDWGEIDLTLPVLTFRDRITLHTGALRLELMHVGPAHTTNDVVVWVPERRVLFSGDVLLSGATPYCLMGSIEGSLRAVERLRGLGATTIVPGHGPIGGPELLDATRDYLEWVRSLARDGTAAGLTALEIARAADLGPFSELLDSERLVGNLHRACAELDARDDELGRPLDVVASFREMVEFHGRLPDCHA, translated from the coding sequence GTGACCGCGCCCGGCCGGACCACCGCCGCGCCGCACACCCTCGAAGTCGCCGACGGCGTATTCGCCTACGTGCAACCCGACGGCGGCTGGTGCGTCAACAACGCGGGCATCGTGCGCGACGGCTCCTCGGCCGCGCTCGTGGACACCGCGGCCACCGTCGCCCGCGCCCGGGCCCTGCGCACGGCCGTCGAACGCCTCACCGCCGCGCCGCCCGAAGTCCTCGTCAACACCCACCACCACGGCGACCACTTCTTCGGCAACCAGGTGTTCGCGCCGCGCTCGCTCGTCGTCGCGCACGAATTGGCGCGCGTCGAGATGGCGCAGGCCGGGCTCGGCCTCACCGCGATGTGGCCGGACGTGGACTGGGGCGAGATCGACCTCACCCTGCCGGTCCTCACCTTCCGCGACCGCATCACCCTGCACACCGGCGCGCTGCGCCTCGAACTGATGCACGTCGGGCCCGCCCACACCACCAACGACGTCGTGGTGTGGGTGCCCGAACGCCGCGTGCTGTTCAGCGGCGACGTGCTGCTGTCGGGCGCGACGCCGTACTGCCTCATGGGGTCGATCGAGGGCTCGCTGCGCGCGGTCGAGCGGCTGCGGGGACTCGGCGCCACCACGATCGTGCCCGGCCACGGTCCGATCGGCGGCCCTGAACTCCTCGACGCCACACGGGATTACCTGGAGTGGGTCCGAAGCCTCGCCCGGGACGGCACCGCGGCCGGGCTGACCGCGCTGGAGATCGCCCGGGCGGCCGACCTGGGCCCGTTCTCCGAACTCCTGGACAGCGAACGCCTCGTGGGCAACCTGCACCGTGCCTGCGCGGAGTTGGACGCGCGCGACGACGAACTCGGGCGCCCCCTCGACGTGGTGGCGTCGTTCCGCGAAATGGTCGAGTTCCACGGCCGATTGCCGGACTGCCATGCCTGA
- a CDS encoding acyltransferase domain-containing protein encodes MPEPGTTPRTVLLLPGQGSQYPRMGAGLYGHEPCFTASMDDFFADFGAAGGPAAELRGVWLGTAPGPHARAAASVDEARFAQPLLYAVGIALGRVLAAHGARPDVLLGHSVGELAAASLGGVLDPRDGARVMGARGRLIDLIPPGGMLAVAAAPERMAAYTGSEVVIGAVNGPRQTVLAGPRAPLREVELALRADGITCRAVGGDRPFHSPAAQAAADAFGRVLAAVPLRTPATPIQSSATAAPVTPAQATRPGFWAGQIAGPVLYWTALSALLADPYAWRLVEAGPGHQMATPARLHRAVRRGGGTVTTLLPAEPGPPERDRDHLARALEQLSGVRQRS; translated from the coding sequence ATGCCTGAACCCGGCACGACCCCGCGCACCGTCCTGCTCCTGCCGGGCCAGGGCTCGCAATACCCGCGCATGGGCGCCGGGCTGTACGGCCACGAACCGTGCTTCACCGCGTCCATGGACGACTTCTTCGCGGACTTCGGCGCGGCCGGCGGCCCGGCGGCCGAACTGCGCGGCGTCTGGCTCGGCACCGCGCCCGGCCCGCACGCGCGCGCGGCGGCGTCGGTGGACGAGGCGCGCTTCGCCCAACCGCTCCTGTACGCCGTCGGCATCGCCCTCGGGCGGGTGCTCGCCGCACACGGCGCCCGGCCCGACGTGCTCCTCGGACACAGCGTCGGCGAACTCGCGGCGGCGTCGCTCGGCGGCGTCCTCGACCCGCGCGACGGCGCGCGCGTCATGGGCGCGCGCGGACGGCTGATCGACCTGATCCCGCCCGGCGGCATGCTCGCGGTGGCCGCCGCACCCGAGCGGATGGCCGCGTACACCGGCTCCGAGGTCGTGATCGGCGCGGTGAACGGCCCACGCCAAACCGTTCTCGCCGGCCCCCGGGCACCGCTGCGCGAGGTCGAACTCGCGCTGCGCGCCGACGGGATCACGTGCCGGGCGGTCGGCGGCGACCGCCCGTTCCACAGCCCCGCCGCGCAGGCGGCGGCGGACGCGTTCGGGCGCGTACTCGCCGCAGTGCCCCTGCGCACACCGGCCACCCCGATCCAGTCGTCGGCGACCGCGGCGCCCGTCACCCCCGCGCAGGCGACCCGCCCGGGGTTCTGGGCCGGCCAGATCGCCGGCCCGGTCCTCTACTGGACCGCGTTGAGCGCGCTGCTGGCCGACCCGTACGCGTGGCGCCTGGTCGAGGCCGGCCCCGGCCACCAGATGGCCACGCCCGCCCGACTGCACCGGGCCGTCCGCCGCGGCGGCGGCACGGTCACCACGCTGCTCCCCGCGGAACCGGGCCCGCCGGAACGCGACCGCGACCACCTGGCACGGGCGTTGGAACAGTTGTCCGGCGTCCGCCAGCGGAGTTGA